In Camelina sativa cultivar DH55 chromosome 17, Cs, whole genome shotgun sequence, the genomic stretch TTTTTCTAGAAGTAATTTACCTATAATAAGTGAGTAACGACGAAACAACATAGATTTTCGTAAATAATTAATCAAGGTTCACTCTACAACATATGAGCGATCTACACGCTCTTTTATAAATGGGATCtctataattttttaacaataagCTATTCGTATCTCTTTAagggggtggtattggtttgagatttaaggagaattttaatgactttaaaatgAAGGATTTTAAGAGATTGTTTGGAAGTTCTTTAAAAtctgacagatttatttttcctaatcttgtaaaatcttttataaaatcttgcAAACTTTCTCAAAATATATTGCACAATATTCTCTTGATTAATCAActcttttgtcaaaaaataaaagtaaaaaataaataaagacaaagagagaaagagattgggAGGAAGAGATGGTGGGaggttttgctctgtttcccaCTTCTTCTTACGTAAGTGATGATATAAAAAAGGGAGATATCATGATCGGCGTGACGTAAACAAACttgcacacacacacagaagaaagagatatagagagagatgaaTATTATATACATTGACCTCTCTATCTCATGAGGATGCACATGTTCCACTCTCTATTTcagaagtttttgttttgtgtattttgttCATTGCTCTCTTCTCGTCTCCGCTCTCTATTACACATGATCCTCTCTCTATTTCACATGCACATGGTAGGAGATTTTTCTGGTGACCGGAGTTGTGAAACGTAACTCTGTCTATTTTTTTTGCTGGGTATATGAGTTTGATTGAGATGGGTGGAGATATGATAGAAGATGATTGGGAATTTGCAAACGTGGATCTTCTTATCTGCTTCCCAAAAAGTCATGGACTATGATtctcacaatctctctatttgatgCCAGTGTTTACATgactttttttatgaagaaaataatatagaatcctaaaccaataacataatagtTGAATTCATCAACAATCcacgattcttttgttttgtttgaataacataaaacttttaatgacttgatcaaactcttaatccaataacactagatttatgaagattttggataactttttacaaatccacaactaataacacaaaattttaaaagagtcttgaaaaatcttgattgaataacaacatattttacataacttttaaagtcattaaaattctccttaaatcccaaaccaataaccccctaaacctttttcttgtttctgcgATAAACTATAAAACCTTATATAGACAATTTAACATATAACATATCCTTTTCAACACCATGGGAAAAACAAGGTttaaatacatgaaaaaatgTCGAGCCTAGCCTAACCACTTGTCAAATACATTTTTCAGTTAACCCATATATGTAACTCTTTTAGTTTATACTGAATACAAAATTGTCAATCACGAAGTAAAATTGTATGAAGTAAGTCGTAAAAACGTTCTGAATCGTATATAAAAATACGGAGACCAAATGTAAAGTCTCTTTtcaatgcttatatatataatataactaataaatttgtaattgtCTAGTCTAATGATGTTAGATAATTAtgtagtatatgttgttattagatcaaaattttattacattatgctagtttagtgttattagtttctgatttgtaaaaagtcatttaaaatcttaactaatttggttattggattcagatttttataaagtcattaaaagttttgtgttattcaattaaaacaaaaaaaatctaggattgttaatgaattaaataattatGTTACTGGTTCGTGATTTTATACATtgtctttacaaaataaaatcatgaaaatatcacaaaaatagggattgtttggaacattttacaagattttaggaaactaatcaacaaaactatagagTATTCTCTAGTAATTATTGTTATATAGTCATGTTTGATTCTATTCCTCTCTTTGCAGATTGTTATATACCTGTCATCTAGGTTTTAACTATAGAAGTAAACTTTagcagagtttaacaaaatcttgatctaataataacatattctacataacatttaaaatttttaaaagtttattcaaatttcaaactcacttattcatttttgatgattttattaaagtcttcgaatttttttataaattatggaAACATGAGATAAttgtattaccaaaaaaaatttacaagtgaAGATAATTTTAACGATGATCTTGCTTTAAACAATTTTCGAATTTGTTCTAGATATGTCAAAATCACTTGGAGAATACGTCACTCAATTTGCAATGTCGGCATCATCAATGACACACACAACACACTTGTATGATAATTTCCAAATTTGGGAACATAACTGGTATATCTTATCAAGTAATGGCAGTTTTGGTAAATTCGAAATAATAATTACTAGTCTTGCTCTTTAATCCTAAAATTTTGGTGATTGAGATGTTTTCGTTTGACCAAAAAACACAGCCACGTCAAAGCTCTAATCCCCTTTTTAATGTCCACGTCATCATTCTACTCTCCCTAAAAATAAAAGCCGGTGCCTCTAATCGTACGTCTCACATCTCGCCAACATTAAATCCTGTAAACCAACGGTTGTGATCTTCCGTTCTAGACCCTTCCTTAAAATTGCGaaccaagagagaaagagagagcccaaatcctttttatttctttatttttattacttagCTTGATTTTATTTAACCATGGTTAGTTGTTTAACCAACCACTCGGGTTAAGCGGTGGGGAAAGAGGTTAAAATGGTCTGAGTAAGTGGTGAGAGACAAAAGAGATAggacgagagaaaaaaaaaaaacagctttcttcttcttattcaaaGCGAGAGAGACCTATCTGAGTCGACTCGTTAACGAGTTGATTACTGGATTACTCGTCTCCGTTGTTCGTCGTTTCTTCTTTATAGCTCATTGATCTGATATCGGTTATTATTTTCCTCTCGCCGGCGCGTCATTGTTCATACCGTCGTCGAGTCTGGTGagtccttcttctctcttcctttttcatGTTTCTGTAGGTTTTTATTGTTCTCTTTTGAGAAACAATGGAGTCTCGAGGATGTTTTtagatttggttgtttgtttccttatttgatTTCAGCTTTAAATCTCATATACGAGCTGACTTCTTCGTCTAAGTTAGCAATGTTGTTGATTTCAACTAAGTGCATTAATCTCAGAAGTATGATATCTCCGGTTATGGTATTATGTTCTTGAACCACACGGCTTTGATTATATTCACTACACGGTTTCTCTAATATGCTTCATTTGCAACAGATACACCAAATGCGTCTGTtgctattagttttttttagggATCTGTGTTAGTTCTTACTCATGTTCGATTCTATTCTTCTCTCTTGCAGATTGTTATATACCTGTCATCTAGGTTTTATACTATGGAAGCACGTCGTGAAGCCTGATTCATTATTGAGTTTGAGGATTGGTTCGTTTTGATGGTCATTTGTGCTGCTTAAAGagttcttccattttttttatatccgGTGGTCTTGGATTGAGTCACCTGTCCTGAAGGTGGGAAGAAACTGTTTTGTGCAGCCAGTTTAGTCGCAAAggctgtgattttttttaactgacTTGGATCTCAACACTCATGTCACGTAAGCTNCTCGTCTCCGTTGTTCGTCGTTTCTTCTTTATAGCTCATTGATCTGATATCGGTTATTATTTTCCTCTCGCCGGCGCGTCATTGTTCATACCGTCGTCGAGTCTGGTGagtccttcttctctcttcctttttcatGTTTCTGTAGGTTTTTATTGTTCTCTTTTGAGAAACAATGGAGTCTCGAGGATGTTTTtagatttggttgtttgtttccttatttgatTTCAGCTTTAAATCTCATATACGAGCTGACTTCTTCGTCTAAGTTAGCAATGTTGTTGATTTCAACTAAGTGCATTAATCTCAGAAGTATGATATCTCCGGTTATGGTATTATGTTCTTGAACCACACGGCTTTGATTATATTCACTACACGGTTTCTCTAATATGCTTCATTTGCAACAGATACACCAAATGCGTCTGTtgctattagttttttttagggATCTGTGTTAGTTCTTACTCATGTTCGATTCTATTCTTCTCTCTTGCAGATTGTTATATACCTGTCATCTAGGTTTTATACTATGGAAGCACGTCGTGAAGCCTGATTCATTATTGAGTTTGAGGATTGGTTCGTTTTGATGGTCATTTGTGCTGCTTAAAGagttcttccattttttttatatccgGTGGTCTTGGATTGAGTCACCTGTCCTGAAGGTGGGAAGAAACTGTTTTGTGCAGCCAGTTTAGTCGCAAAggctgtgattttttttaactgacTTGGATCTCAACACTCATGTCACGTAAGCTTGATAGTCCTGTTCAGACGCAAATGGCAGTGGGACTTGTAAAGAGCCCCTTGACCGGGGAATTTCGTGAATTTAACAAGGTTGGATTGAAGTCACCTGTGGGTCGTAGGCGGGTTTTTGTTCAAACAGAGACTGGTTGTGTACTGGGTTTGGAGTTGGATCGTAGTGATAATGCGCACACTGTGAAAAGGAAGTTGCAGGTTGCTCTGAATTTCCCAACCGAGGAAAGCTCGTTGACCTTTGGGGATTTGGTGCTTAACAATGATCTTACTGCTGTTAGACGTGATTCTCCTCTCCTTTTAACTCGGAACCATTTTCATAGGAGTTCATCTACTCCATGCCTTTCTCCAATGAAGGATGACCTTCAGCAGCGTAGAGATGAGAGCAGTCCTATTGAGATTCTTGGgaactctgtttctttctcttttgtgaaGCAAATGGCAAAGGATATTACAAAAGCAGTGACGAGGGGTATTGATCCAGTTGCTGTTCATAGTGGGCTTGGAGGGGCCTATTACTTTAAGAACAGCCGCGGAGAGAGTGTTGCAATTGTTAAACCAACTGATGAGGAGCCATTTGCTCCTAATAACCCGAAAGGTTTCGTTGGTAAGGCGCTTGGACAACCTGGGTTGAAGCGTTCAGTGCGGGTTGGGGAAACAGGCTACAGAGAAGTTGCAGCTTATCTCCTCGACAAGGAGCATTTTGCAAATGTTCCTCCCACTGCTCTTGTGAAGATTACTCACTCTATCTTTAACGTCAACGGTGGAGTGAAGGCAAGCAAGCCTATGGAGAAAATGGTGGTAAGCAAGATTGCTTCCTTGCAGCAGTTTATACCTCATGATTATGATGCTAGCGAGCACGGAACATCAAATTTCCCAGTTTCAGCTGTACACCGTATAGGGATTCTTGACATCAGAATCTTAAACACAGACAGGCACTCAGGGAACCTTCTGGTTAAGAAACTGGATGGTGATGGAATGTTTGGCCAGGTGGAGCTAGTTCCAATCGATCATGGTCTTAGTTTGCCTGAAACTCTAGAGGACCCTTACTTTGAGTGGATTCATTGGCCACAGGCATCGATCCCATTCTCTGAAGATGAGCTGAAGTACATAGCAAACCTGGATCCTTTTGGAGATTGTGAGATGCTGCGAAGGGAACTTCCAATGGTACGAGAGGCTAGTCTCCGTGTTCTAGTTCTTTGCACAATTTTTCTCAAGGAAGCTGCTGCTAATGGCCTATGTTTGGCTGAAATTGGCGAGATGATGACAAGAGAGGTT encodes the following:
- the LOC104756914 gene encoding phosphatidylinositol 4-kinase gamma 5, with protein sequence MSRKLDSPVQTQMAVGLVKSPLTGEFREFNKVGLKSPVGRRRVFVQTETGCVLGLELDRSDNAHTVKRKLQVALNFPTEESSLTFGDLVLNNDLTAVRRDSPLLLTRNHFHRSSSTPCLSPMKDDLQQRRDESSPIEILGNSVSFSFVKQMAKDITKAVTRGIDPVAVHSGLGGAYYFKNSRGESVAIVKPTDEEPFAPNNPKGFVGKALGQPGLKRSVRVGETGYREVAAYLLDKEHFANVPPTALVKITHSIFNVNGGVKASKPMEKMVVSKIASLQQFIPHDYDASEHGTSNFPVSAVHRIGILDIRILNTDRHSGNLLVKKLDGDGMFGQVELVPIDHGLSLPETLEDPYFEWIHWPQASIPFSEDELKYIANLDPFGDCEMLRRELPMVREASLRVLVLCTIFLKEAAANGLCLAEIGEMMTREVRPGDEEPSEIEVVCLEAMSLIGEKEAESPRSDLGSDVEFQFDIDCEEATDCTKKLAFPLGLTFGNARSQLSKVEETTEDEEEEDKEEEENDRADLEKMQTITKLSMSLKSTLLGEKSQKYQKHPGARVESAYASSAHRSADEQIPSSTSFVKLADMSEEEWTMFLEKYQELLYPAIEKRKSITLGQKQRQRLGTSCQF